The Desulfovibrio sp. G11 region CATCTTGAAATAAGGAGAATCCTCCACAAGAAAAAAACGCTTCATGGCGTTGGCCGAAAACTCTCTCGTTGATTCAAGTTGCAGAATCTTCATGTTTTTTCCTTCGCTGTTCTGGCTGTTGTATGGTGTAATCACGCCTGGCATCTTTGCTATACACAGACGGAGTATCTGATTCTGTGAGTATACGCACAATTCATTGAAAACCTTTTTCAACTTGTCAGTATTACGATATGCTGCGGCCTTTCATTGTCAACAGTAAAGATGCTTATCTGTGGCTCCCGCAGACAGCAGATGTGGCGGATGCTCGGGCGCGCATCTGCCGTAATCATATAACTATGCTTAACTATAGTATTTATTTAACGTTGGTGCATTTTCATTTTGAAAAAACGTATTCTCAAAAACAACACACACCGTGGGCGACAGCGCAAAAAACCCCCGGTCGGATGCGAAGATCCACAACAGGGGGCTTATGGACAAATCCACCAACTTCACGGCAGATTACGGGTGTTACGCGGGATAATATTTTCCCGTACAGGACTGCACGTCAATGGCAATAACGCCCGTCATCTTGAGCATGGATTCGGGATATACCCTGCCGGTATGATGCGGCGCATATTTGGCCACAAAAGCATCTAGAACAGCGAGCTTCAGCGCAGAGTCTTCAACTAGGGCCGCCCTGCCTCTTATTATGACGCTTTCATACGTGGTATTGGTGTCACAGGGCAGTTTGTCATCATGCACAAGCCCGAGCATTTTCTCCACCTCAAAGCCCACACGGGAATCCTTTTTTATGTTGGTCAGCTTTTCTCCCACGGCCAAACCGTGAATAAATATCTGCCCCTGAAAAAAAACAAAATGCACGGGCGTGATGTATGGAAAGCCATCCCCCCCCATACTGGCCAGTCTGCCTACAGGTTCCGTGTCCAGCAGAACGTGTATTTCCTCTTCAGCCAATGGATATTTTTTCATTCTTGCCTGCATAGGTTTCCTCTATTATGATATTTTGACCTCTAAGATAGCAAGAAACAGATAGCATTGAACAGGGACAGTTTTATTTTTTTTAACCTGACGCTTCAAGCCGGTTCAATCAGTGA contains the following coding sequences:
- a CDS encoding pyridoxamine 5'-phosphate oxidase family protein: MKKYPLAEEEIHVLLDTEPVGRLASMGGDGFPYITPVHFVFFQGQIFIHGLAVGEKLTNIKKDSRVGFEVEKMLGLVHDDKLPCDTNTTYESVIIRGRAALVEDSALKLAVLDAFVAKYAPHHTGRVYPESMLKMTGVIAIDVQSCTGKYYPA